In a genomic window of Apteryx mantelli isolate bAptMan1 chromosome 2, bAptMan1.hap1, whole genome shotgun sequence:
- the METTL6 gene encoding tRNA N(3)-methylcytidine methyltransferase METTL6 isoform X1, with protein sequence MKDSRMFHENISTDCLNLTTTSTGGDAFQKKGHSARILSPEEAERLAKDKVLMTDFKQLKLEKEAQKNWDLFYKRNSTNFFKDRHWTTREFQELKACREFEDQKLTILEAGCGVGNCLFPLLEEDLNIFAYACDFSPRAVEYVKKNSLYSTERCKVFQCDLTKDDLTENIPADSVDVVTLIFVLSAIHPDKMRLVLKNIYKVLKPGKCVLFRDYGLYDHAMLRFKSGSKLGENFYVRQDGTRSYFFTEEFLSQLFKAEGYEQVVNEYVQRETVNRKEGLCVPRVFLQSKFRKPFAKTEVLAD encoded by the exons ATGAAAGACTCTAGGATGTTCCATGAAAACATATCAACCGATTGCTTAAATTTAACGACTACATCTACTGGAGGTGATGCTTTCCAGAAAAAAGGCCATAGTGCAAGGATCCTTAGCCCAGAAGAAGCTGAGAGACTGGCAAAAGATAAGGTTTTGATGACTGATTTCAAACAACTAAAACTGGAGAAAGAGGCACAGAAGAACTGGGATCTATTTTACAAAAGAAACAGCACCAACTTCTTCAAAGACAGACATTGGACAACCAGAGAGTTTCAAGAATTAAAAGCATGTCGGGAG TTTGAAGATCAGAAGCTGACCATCCTAGAAGCAGGCTGTGGGGTTGGGAACTGCTTGTTTCCACTCCTAGAAGAGGATCTGAATATTTTTGCGTATGCCTGTGATTTCTCTCCTAGAGCTGTTGAGTACGTGAAG AAAAATTCCTTATACAGTACTGAAAGATGTAAAGTGTTCCAGTGTGATCTTACTAAAGATGATCTTACAGAAAATATACCAGCAGATTCTGTGGATGTTGTCACACTTATATTTGTGCTCTCTGCCATTCATCCTGACAAAATGCGCCTTGTCTTGAAGAACATTTACAAG GTATTAAAACCAGGCAAGTGTGTCTTGTTCAGAGACTATGGGCTGTATGACCATGCAATGCTCAGGTTTAAATCTGGCAGCAAGCTTGGAGAAAACTTTTATGTTAGACAAGATGGGACAAGATCGTATTTTTTTACCGAAG AGTTCTTGTCTCAGCTCTTTAAGGCTGAGGGATATGAGCAAGTGGTCAATGAATATGTGCAGCGAGAAACTGTGAATAGGAAAGAAGGCTTGTGTGTTCCAAGAGTGTTTCTTCAAAGCAAATTTCGGAAGCCTTTTGCTAAAACAGAAGTTCTTGCTGACTAG